CATCAGTGAAAAGAGATTATTCAAAAAGAATCAATCTATTGACATGACCAGCCAATGATGGGTTTATGTGGAACCCAAGAAACAGTGCATATGGCCAACATCGGCATTGCATCAGCACGAACGTGTGATGGGAGGGAAACTCACGTCTACCTAAACAACAAAGCTGTGTTTCATGGTAAAATATTTCACACGGCTTCcgttttaaaatttaagttaagactaattataattaaataaagatttagaCTTCACTTTCTTAGGGGTCCCAACTACATTCTAAGTGCCcgacagccacatgtggctagtggctaccatagtGAATACTGTAATTTCTAGGAAATagtcaaatatttggaaatttccaaacacatacttctaaataatccatgaatGAGAGAAGACATCACAACGAAtagagaaaatattctaaactgAATGATAGTGTAAACAATATACGGAATTTTGTGAGACATAGACAGACATGTGTAGAcgaaaatttcttttgttttgaaagatgtatttatttattttagagaggagggggaagggcagagggagagggagagaaagaatctcaaatgGACTCCCCACCGATGCCaagaccccgagaccatgacccgGGTtgtaatcaagagtcagccacttaactgaatgagccacgcaggcacccctagagGGACATTTCATAGCTTTCTATCCTTATGCTAGAAAAGAAGAAGTTTTAATAATTGATAGGCTATTGCAGGTAATATGTTGTAGAGACTCAGGACCTTACTATCTTCTGAAGAATAGTGAGCTCGTTTTAGCAGGCACGTCAACTGCTCGCAGATCACTGTGGCTTTGGGAAGGCTTGGTTTTAGACATCACCAGCAAGGGATCATGTCAACCTTGTTCTTCACTTAGGGCAAATCCGTTTGTCCCGATACAGTTTTTACACTTAAAGTATGACCCTGTCAGTATTTCAGTGGAATGGTTGATGAACTGGAGCCTCGGGTTGTGTCTCTGCTGCCATGGGCGACTGCTGACAGTCTGTGACATCTCTTTCAGGCTTCCAGGAAACATGTCTCTTGGACCTTTTGGGGATGACAGTTCCCTACAGCGTCTGCCTGCATCTGGTCACTTCCCAGGGCCTTCGAACAATTgttgtaaaattattattattttatattttctacatagtTTATCAAGTGTTATTACAGGAGCACTGGGAGCTGGAAACCTCCCCTGAGACTTTAAACAGCTGCTCTGACCCACCGGGGAGGAAACAAGCTTGTAGGCACTGAGATCTTTTAGTGGCCCAAATCTCCATCTTTCATGCTATGCTCTACTGTAGAGATGTTTCTAGAAAGGCACAAATTCTAAAGTTGGCTATTTTCATAGCCTTGGCCAAGACAACCCTCTGTCCtcagcccacccccacctccacccacatcacttttttcttcttggtaCGTAGACTGGAGTTTCCAGAACATACCCACACGTGCCTTCCCCAGTCTGTGAGGCCCGGGGAGTGACAGTGGCGGaacatctctctctcctcctgaaaTGTGGTGGGAGTTTTCTCCCATGATTTTTAAtcatacaggagaaaaaaacccactgtaTTGGATACAGTTAAAACCAATCCCTTTAGGACTTGACATGTTTTGAGTGACTTGTCATTTAGAGTCACTGAAAGGCTGTCATTTGGTCAATGCTTCTATTTTCTGCTATGAAATATAACTAAGCCAACAGTTAAAAGGAGAACACTTACATTAAAGCAATGACTCTTCTGATGGAATAGCAATTGGTTTAGTTTTTACTCTAACTCTGAAGCTGGGAGTCTATTCACTTGGAAGTATGACGGTCTTGACCCATTTACCATTGAAGTGGTTACCAATTCTTCCAAACCTCATGGAAGACAATTGCAACTGGAATGCCCGTAGGTTCTCTCCTGATGATCACACAAGTGATTTAACTCTCACGTAGAAGAATGAATGTctgagaagaacaaaggaaatacaaaaatgtaCACTGAGGAGGAAATCGGGTGTGCCACACTACACTCAAAGCCTCTGTAACCCAATCGACAGTGAAttcataacaaaggaaaaaagtagagGACAAAAACGGAATTGAAAATCCTGCCCTAGATCTTTGGGAATATGAAATTTTCTTATATGATAAATGTTGTGTTTCAGTTCAGTGGGAAATGGgcatatttaataaatgactCTGGCACATGgactatcttttatttttgagatgtttatttatttgagagagaggagacaggggTAGGGAGAGAACACCAGtgcggggagggagagggaggagcagattccctgctgagcagggagccccacacagggctcaatcccaggaccccgggatcatgacctgagctgaaggcagccgcttcaaactctgagccacccaggcacccccacaaggGCTGTCTTACGTATGCACGCAAAATAATTCTCTGTTGTGCCTTGAGACACTTTTCTGAATCTCCTAGCAGAAGAAATGCTCAAGCTTTCTTAGGAGTCCATTGAGTCTGGGGAACGTGGGTGTCATGGTGTCCACACTGGGAGACTGCAGTCCATGGGCATCTGGTAGTAGAGAATCTCCGACCAGAGGACAAGTGTCCAGACAGACCCGAGGCTCTGTCCTCTGATTTCTGATTGCCCTCCAACACTGTCTCCCCGACCTCCAtttcccacctgccccaggagAAGGTAGCTAGAGCCCCTCTGGTGCACAGCtcgaagaaaggaaaagaggagctATTGGGAGGCTTTTGCCCCCCCCCCGTCTGCTCCTATTCTGTTTCTGTCAGTTGGTCAGACTCCCCAGAAGCAACAGAACCCCAAAGCAGCTGAAGGGCACCTGAGGCACATCCCTGTCCTTATGCAGTCAGATGGCCAGAGCCAGACCCCCAACCTGCCCGCTTCTCCAATCCCAGGTGGCTTCTTAGGGACCCCGTCTGTAGGAGCAGCCTTCCAAAAAGACACCCCCGTGCCGCAGAGGTCTCCCCGTTAAGGAGGCAGGCTACTCCCCGCAGCGTTTAAGTCATTCAACTGCTTCCTTTGCAGGCTTTCTGGAAGGGATGATGAGGGCCCTGGGGCGCGAGCGGGGGAACTGGGGACGGCACCCGCCTCTCGCTCGCCGCATCAGACACCCCCAGGGACGGAGAGCGCAAGGGACAGGATGGCAGCAGGCTCCAGGGGCTGCGGTCCAGGCCAGCTCAAATGGGCGCCCTCTTCAGCAGGTGCCTGTGAGCCTTCTGGAATTCCTTCTGGAATTGGCACAGTCCCTCCAGCAGGGCCTCCTGCAGGGGCGCCCGGTCGGAGCCCTGTCCGCAGCCGACCTGCGTGTCCCGCGCGTCCCCGAGCGGGCCGAGCTGCGGGTAGCGCCGGTAGGCCGGGTAGCTGTAGGGGCGGCCCTCGTTCTCCCACAGGACCCCTTCGACCATGTCCAGCAGCTCCCGCAGCTGCGCCTCCTGCTGGGCGCCAGCCGCCCCGTTGTTGAAGGCGCAGTGGCGGCGGGCGCACACGGCGTCCAGCTGGGCCAGGTGCTGGTTGTCCGTGTCGCGCACGTACTCCTCCAGCGAGCCGTCCTCCAGGTCCTCCTTGCGCGTGAACACCAGCACCGTGTGCGCCAGCACGCCCACCCCAAAGGCCTCCTGCAGGCGCCGCACTGCCTGCAGGTCCTCATCGGTGAAGCGGCCCAGCTGTGTCACCAGCNAGCTCCCGCAGCTGCGCCTCCTGCTGGGCGCCAGCCGCCCCGTTGTTGAAGGCGCAGTGGCGGCGGGCGCACACGGCGTCCAGCTGGGCCAGGTGCTGGTTGTCCGTGTCGCGCACGTACTCCTCCAGCGAGCCGTCCTCCAGGTCCTCCTTGCGCGTGAACACCAGCACCGTGTGCGCCAGCACGCCCACCCCAAAGGCCTCCTGCAGGCGCCGCACTGCCTGCAGGTCCTCATCGGTGAAGCGGCCCAGCTGTGTCACCAGCAGCACGGCGTGCGGCCCGGGCGCTGAGAAGGCCATCGCCTCGCAGACGGCCCTTGCCTCCGCCTCCGGGCCGGCCCGCGGGCCCAGGATGTCGGGGGTGTCGATCACCTCGAGCTCCCGCCCGGCCCAGCTGCGGCTGCCCCGCTGGAGGCTCAGGGTCACCGGTCGTGTGCTGACTTTAGACTCGAACTCTCTCCTGCCCAGGATGCTGTTTCCTGTGGCGCTTTTCCCGCTGCCC
Above is a window of Ailuropoda melanoleuca isolate Jingjing unplaced genomic scaffold, ASM200744v2 unplaced-scaffold2989, whole genome shotgun sequence DNA encoding:
- the LOC117798283 gene encoding GTPase IMAP family member 6-like; this encodes MAFSAPGPHAVLLVTQLGRFTDEDLQAVRRLQEAFGVGVLAHTVLVFTRKEDLEDGSLEEYVRDTDNQHLAQLDAVCARRHCAFNNGAAGAQQEAQLRELLDMVEGVLWENEGRPYSYPAYRRYPQLGPLGDARDTQVGCGQGSDRAPLQEALLEGLCQFQKEFQKAHRHLLKRAPI